GACCGCTGCACCGCCAGCGCAACGCGGTCCCGGAGCCCGGCCGCTTCCGGCCGGGCTGCCATTGCCGCCGCTTCCGTCGTTTCAGTCCCAGCAGCAGCGACCGCCATGGCGATCACGTATCCTGGGGAAGAAACCCGGTCTTGCGCGTAAAGTTATGGCGCGCCTCGATATAGCGAACAGTGCCGGATTTCGACCGCATCACGATCGAATGCGTCATCGCACCGCTTTTGAAGCGGCGAACGCCCTTGAGCATGGCGCCATCGGTGACGCCGGTAGCGGCGAACATGACATCGCCTGAGGCCATGTCGCGAAGGTTATACAGCCGGTTCAAATCCTTCACGCCATGACGATGCGCGCGCTCACGCTCATCGTCGTTGCGGAAGATCAGCCGTCCCTGCATCTGCCCGCCGACGCAGCGCAGCGCAGCGGCGGCCAGAACACCTTCCGGCGCCCCACCGGACCCCATATAAATGTCCACCCCGGTCAGAGGGTCGGTGGTCGCGATGATCGCCGACACATCGCCATCGGAAATCAGCATGATTCGCGCGCCGGCTTCCCGGACCTTGGCAATCAGTTCCTCATGGCGGGGACGATCCAGAATACAAACGACCAGATCGGAAATTTCGCACTGCTTCGCCAGCGCCAGCGATTTCAGGTTCTGGGCCGGCTCGGAATCCAGATCGACAAGATCCTCGGGGAGACCCGGACCAATGGCGATCTTTTCCATATAAACATCCGGCGCCTTCAGGAACCCGCCCTTGTTCGCCATCGCCACCACGGCCAGCGCATTGGGTCCACCCTTGGCAGTGATCGTCGTCCCCTCAAGCGGGTCGAGAGCGATGTCGATCGCCGGACCACCGCCGGCGCCGACCTTTTCGCCGATGAACAGCATCGGCGCCTCGTCGCGCTCGCCTTCGCCGATAACGACTTCGCCTTCAACGGTCAGACTGTTGAGCGCCTGGCGCATCGCATCGACGGCCGCCTGATCGGCCTTCTTCTCATCACCCCGTCCCATCAGAAGCGATGCGGACAACGCCGCCGCCTCGGTGACGCGAACGACCTCAAGCGCGAGGTTGCGATCCATCATTCTCGTGTCGGCCATACCAGCCTTCCCCCCGGATATTCGATTCGATGCCAGCGTGTTTATCCCATTCGCGGCATCATACCACCATACGTTCGATGCGTATCATCTTCGGGGATTCGACGACATGATCCAAATCACCAACGGCCGCAAGAACCCGGCTCATCGCCGCTTCGGTCGTGTCGTGGGTCACGATGATCAATGGCACCGCGTCGCCGGGCGATCGTCCCCGCTGAAGGAAACTTTCGACCGACACCGATTGATCCCGCATGATGGCCGTTATGTCGGCAATCACGCCCGGCCTGTCGACCACCATCAACCGTACATAGTATTCACCCCGACGCGCGCTTATCGGCAGCACCGTTGCCGGCTCCAGCGCATCGGCCGGGAACCCGAACGCCGGCACCCGAAGTCCCCGTGCGATATCGACAATATCCGCGACGACGGCCGACGCCGTCGGACCGCCACCGGCGCCTTGCCCTACCATCATTACCTGGCCGACATGATCACCCGTGGCCTGAACCGCATTGAACACACCTTCGACCTTCGCGATCGGGCGTTCCTGCGGCACCATGCAGGGCGCGACCCGGAGTTCCAGTCCGCCGTCGCCGCGGCGGGCGATCGCCAGCAACTTGATCCGGAAGCCCAGTTCATCGGCATAGGCAATATCCAGTGCGGAAACCTGCCTGATTCCCTCGATATGCAGTGAATCGAAGTCGACATCCACGTTGAAGGCAATCGCGGCCAGCAGCGCCAGTTTATGGGCGGCATCTATCCCCTCGACGTCGAAGGTCGGGTCGGCTTCGGCATAGCCAAGCTGCTGCGCTTCGGCCAGAACGTCGCCGAAATCGCGGCCTGTCTCGCGCATCTCCGACAGGATGAAGTTGGAAGTGCCGTTCAGAATGCCGACAACGCTGGAAAACACGTTCGCGGCGAGACCTTCACGAATCCCCTTGATTGCCGGTATGCCGCCGGCAACCGCCGCTTCATAAGCCAGGGTGACACCGGCGGCGTCGGCTCTGCGGGCAAGCGCCGAACCGTGCAGTGCCATCATGGCCTTGTTGGCTGTGACGACATGCTTGCCTGCGCTGATCGCCGCCTCGACGACCTCGCGGGCGGGACCGTCGGATCCGCCAATAAGTTCGACCACCACATCCACCGCCGGATCTCGGGCCAGGTCAACCGGGTCATCGTACCAGCGGATTTCGCTCAATTTGACGCCCCGGTCCCGATCGCGATTGCGCGCGCTGACGGCGGCGACCCGGATGGGACGGCCGCATCGGGAAGACAGTAGATCCGCATGCTCGTGCAGTACCATGACCGTCGCCGCTCCGACGGTGCCGAGGCCGGCAATGCCGATATTCAGTGGTTCAATTTTCAAAGGACTGCTGCTTTTGGGGATTTCCGTCATGGTCGGATTGTTGCCTCTCTTATTTGACGTCTTGGGCCACGAATGGATGCGGCGGCACGCTCAGGAACTTCTTGATGCTGCGCACAGCCTGGCGGATGCGGTTCTTGTTCTCCACGAGCGCGATTCGGACATGGCCGTCGCCATATTCGCCGAACCCAACTCCGGGTGCGACGGCGACATCGGCGTTTTCCAGCAGGAGCTTGGAAAACGCCAGACTGCCCATGGCCGCGTACGGCTCGGGAATAGGGGCCCAGACGAACATGCTGGCCTCAGGTCGCGGCACGGCCCAGCCGGCGCCATGCAGGCCTTCGACCAGAACATCCCGCCGCTCGCGATAGAGGTTTCGCGCCGCTTCCACGCAATCCTGGGGGCCGTTCAGTGCCGCGGCCGCCGCGACCTGAATCGGGGTGAAGGCGCCATAATCGAGGTAGGATTTAACCCGCGCCAGCGCCGCGATCAGGCGCGGATTGCCGGCGGCAAAGCCGATGCGCCACCCCGGCATCGAATAGGTCTTCGACATCGAGGTAAACTCGACAGCGATATCCCGCGCTTCGGGAATCTGCAGGATCGACGGCGGTACGCTGTCGCCGAAATAGATCTCGGCATAGGCCAGATCGGAAAGAATGTAGATGCCGTTCTCTCGGCAGAAGCTCACCAGTGGCCGGTAAAAATCCAGGTCCACGGTTTCAGCGGTCGGATTTGACGGGTAATTGAGCACCAGCGCGGTCGGTTTCGGGACACTGTGGCGCACCGCCCGCTCCAGGCTGTCCAGCAGCGGCTGACCCGGCGCCATGACCAGACTTCTGATCGCCGCCCCGGCAATGATGAAGCCGAACATATGGATCGGATAGCTGGGATTGGGCGCCAGAACGATATCACCGGGTGTCGTGATGGCCTGCGCCAGATTGGCCAGTCCCTCTTTCGAGCCGAGTGTGACGATGATCTCGCTCTCCGGGTCCAGCGAAACGCCGAATCGCCGTTGGTAATAGGCTGCCTGCGCTCGCCTCAGGCCCGGAATGCCACGGGAATTGGAATAGCGATGCGCTTTTCCATCGCGAACGGCTTCGGCCAGCTTGTCGACAATGTGCGTCGGCGTCGGCTGGTCGGGATTGCCCATGCCGAGATCGATGATGTCGCGGCCGGCCGACCGCGCCGCCGCCTTCATGGCGTTGACCTCGGCGAAGACGTACGGGGGAAGGCGCTTTATTCGGTGAAACTCCTGATCGATCACGATCCGGCTCCCTGGGGCGGCTGCGTAGGCGGAGGGAACCCCGCCACTCGATTGCTGCGCGGCCGGACAGTCGACCGCTACACCGCTAACGGGGTCACCCGGGCGATCATGGCCCGCGGGTATCTGATCCGCGCGGGTTGCTATTCGTTAATGCGAATATCCGCGCTTGCCCCCTGCCCGGTATCGGCATCGACCTCAACCGAAATGCCGGAGACATCTTGCGAGGACAACGCCGCGCGCAACGCATCCGCAACAACTGTCGCCCTGTCGCGGGCAGTCGATTCGCCGCCATCGGCATCGGTTGCATAACCGATCACGCGGATCGAAGCGCCTTCCAGGGTCGGGTCGCCAGCAAGGTCGGTCACCATCCGGCGCGCGTCGGCCGTCAATGCCGTGCTGCCAGTCTCGAATGGGATGGTGACGGTGGAGGCCAGCGGCGCGGCCGCTGGCGCTTCCTCCTGCGCCTCATCCTCTTGCGTCCCGGTCCCGGTCGTCTCCGATTCGGCAGCTTCCATGCCGCCAATCATCGCCGCCGGGTCCGTGCCGGCGCTTTCGGCTTCATCTTCGGTACTGTCATTCCCGTCGGATTCGGACTCATCCTCATCGAAGGGCGCGAACTCCTCGGATTCCATCCGTTCCGTACGGTCTTCCGACGCGGTCCGGCCCTGATCACGGGATGATTCGAGCTGCTCCCTCATCGCCGCCAGTTCAGCCTGGGTCGGCGCATCATCTGGCCTGTCCGGAACGTCGGCAATTCGCGGATCGCCGGAATCCGCACCAGATTGTGGCGCCCCCCGTGCCGCTCCGCTCGGGCTGTCGAACTGTCCGACGATGGAGGCCAGAGCATCTCTCCGCTGGCGCGCCTGGACTTCTTCGGGCGTTGGCTGCCGCGGTTGCGCGGGTGCCGCAGAGGGTTGTTCGGCGCGGCCGATGGGTTCGGCGATACCAAAGAAGCCCCGCTCCTGCAGGGTCGAAGCCTGAGTGCCGCTCAGGGGATCGGCCCCCGGCGCAGAGGCCACCTGCGGATCGTCCGGCATTTCCGCGCCCGGCCGGGATTCAGACCCAGCCCGCCCCTCAGTAGTCTGGGCTGCGTCACTCGCGGCTGCGCCGCGTCCGTCCGCTATATCCGCAAGTGGTGCATCCGATGACCGGGTTTCTGCGGTTGCCGAAGCACCGTAATCTGTCGAAGCGCCTGCAGGGGTGGCCACCGTCGGCGAGATCGAACCCGCATGCGGCGTGCCGTCCATGATCTGTGCCGCCCCGCCGCACGCCGTCAGCGTGAGCGCCAGAGCCGTCAACAAAGGCGTCCGGAGAGCGGCGCGCCGACTTGATCGCGCCGCCGCCACGGATGAATTCGCCGGTTTCATACGGAATGTTCTCTGCATCGGTCCGTTATTCCAATCATCATGACGCTGGCATCGCCTTATAGCCGTTCGGCGCGGTCAAGACCACTCGATACCTTCGGGTATTGTGTTGCCCGCAGGATAGGTTCGGTAGCCCAGGGATGGGCGGAAACTGTGTCGATTGTCCGGCCATTCCCCCGATTCGGCAATGCGGGCGTCCCGCGGATGGTGTATTAAAACGTGGTCGGCTTCAAGAGTACCGGTGCCAACGCGGTGCCGCCTCATCAACGAGTGCCGCAGGCGAATGCAGGCCATGGCGGCGTCGGCCCGTGCCGTGAGCCGCCCGGGCCTGGATCCGCCTGAACGATAACGGTATCGGAGCCTTGTATGACACGTGACGGCAAAGGCAAAGACGCAGGTAACGGACAGAATGGATCCGCAAGCCGCAATACGTCGACGCCGCGCGCTTCGACCATCGGCCTACCCGACCCAGTCAGAATGGGAAAGTCCATGAACGATATCGCCGAACGAAGCCAGAAACTGGTCGCGGATTTCCTCAAGCGTCAGATGGACGCCGGGCTGACGCCGCCATCGTTCGATCCGCTCAATGTCGGCAACGCATTCTTCCAGATGACGGCGCGCATGATGTCGGACCCGGCTCAGTTGGCGCAGGCGCAGATGCAGCTTTGGCAGAACTATGTCTCGCTGTGGCAGCAGACGACGGAACGCATGATGGGGCGCACGTTCGAGCCGGTGGCCGAACCGGAGAAAGGCGACCGCCGATTCAAGGACGACGCCTGGAACGAGGATCTGGTCTTCGACTACATCAAACAGTCCTACCTGCTGACGGCGCGGTGGATGCAGTCGACAGTCAACGATGTCGAAGGGCTGGACCCGAAGACCGCGCGCAAGGTCGACTTTTATACCCGCCAGTTCGCCGACGCGCTGGCGCCGTCCAACTTCGTGATGACCAATCCCGAGGTTCTGCGCACCACGATGGAAAGCGGTGGCGAGAATCTGGTCAACGGCCTGAACAACCTGCTGGAGGACCTCGATCGCGGGAATGGCAAACTGGCGATCAGGATGACCGATTACGACGCGTTCGAAATCGGCCGGAACATCGCGGTCACACCCGGGAAGGTCGTCTACCAGAACAAGCTGATGCAGCTTATCCAGTACACGCCGACCACGGAAAAAGTCGCGCGCCGGCCGCTCATGATCATTCCGCCCTGGATCAACAAGTTCTACATTCTGGACCTTCGCGAAAAGAACAGCTTCATCAAATGGGCTGTCGATCAGGGGCACACCGTCTTCGTGCTGTCATGGGTCAACCCTGACGAGACGCTTTCCGAGGCAAATTTCGAAGACTACATGACCCATGGGCCTCTGGCCGCCCTCGACGCCATCGAGCAGGCGACCGGGGAATCCGACGTCAACGCGATCGGCTATTGCCTCGGCGGCACATTGCTCGCCTGCACCCTGGCGGTCATGAAAGCCCGGGAGGACGATCGGATTGCGTCCGCCACCTATTTCACGACCATGATCGATTTCACCGACGCTGGCGAGTTGTCGGTCTTCGTCGATGAAGAGCAACTGGCCGCACTTGAGACCGAAATGTCCCAGAAGGGCTATCTCGAGGGGAGCAGCATGGCGACGACGTTCAACATGCTCCGTTCCAATGATCTGATCTGGTCGTTTGTCGTCAACAACTACCTTCTTGGCAAGGAACCCTTCCCCTTCGATCTGCTCTACTGGAACAGTGACTCCACCCGCATGCCGGCGGCGATGCATATATACTACCTGCGCAAGATGTATCAGGAGAACAAGCTGGTCGAACCCGGTGGGCTGACCCTGCTGGATACGCCGATAGACCTTTCGACCGTCGATCAACCGACATTCATTCTGTCGACGAAGGAAGATCATATCGCGCCGTGGAAATCGACTTATGCTGCAACCAACATTTATGGTGGACCGGTCAAGTTCTGCCTCTCGGCTTCGGGGCATATCGCCGGCGTCGTCAACCCGCCTGCAGCCGGCAAATACTGCTATTGGACGAACAGCCGCAAGAACAAGGATCCTGACGCCTGGCTGAAAAATGCCACGCAACACGATGGCTCGTGGTGGCCGGAGTGGCAAAGCTGGATCGCGAAATATACCGGCGGCGAGGTCGCGGCCCGTCAGCCCGGCGACGGGAAATTGCCAGCGATCGAGGACGCGCCGGGTTCGTATGTTAAAGTGACTTCCAACTAGGGGGCAACCAGGAGCAACCGGGAGATCCCATGCCGGATCAAACCGGGATCCCCGCACCAGAGGAGACCGCCGCCATGGAACGCAGCGACATCGAACTGGCCATCCAGATGCTGATGGACGAAGCGGAAGGGCAATTCGACGATCCCTATGCCCTTCATCACCGGGTGACGGAAACCATCCATACTATGGAAGCCGAAGGGCTGCCCGTCCCCGACGATCTGAGAGCCCTGAAACGGGATCTGGAATCCGTCATCGGCGGACCGGAGGAGACGCCCGGAGGCGGCCCCAGAGACGGTTCGGCAGACGGTTCGGCAGGTGGTTCGGCAGGTGGTTCGGGGGATGGCCCTGGCGGCAATGGCGGAACGACCGGCTGACGAAGCGCATTGGTCAGCCGGCTTCAGGCCGGCCCCGGATCAGCTTCACGACCCAGTATTACGACCCCATAATTGCGACCCGAATTACGACGAGATGCGATAGGTCGCCGCCAGATCGGCATATTTTCGCGCCGACACCGGGATATAGTCACGTTCCTTGTCGGTCAGGTCCCGCATATAGCGGGCCGGGCTGCCACCCCAAAGCTGACCGGCCGGAATGCGTTTGCCGTTGGTCACGAGCGCTCCGGCGGCAACCATCGCACCCGTCTCAACCACCGCGCCGTCCATGACGCAGGCCTTCATACCGACAAAGGAACCGTGTTCCAGGGTACAGGCATGCAACAGGGCCATGTGGCCGATCGTGATATCATCCCCGATAATCGTCGGATGTCCCCCGCCCGTGACATGTATCGTGGTGCCGTCCTGGATGTTGGTGCGCGCGCCGATCCGGATATGATTGACGTCGCCGCGGATGACGCACCCAAACCACACGCCGGTGTCGGCGCCGATTTCGACATCGCCGATGATGCGGGCGGTATCGGCGACGAACACGGTTTCGTGAACCAGCGGCCGGCAATCCCGAAAGCCGATCAGACGGGCATTCATTCTTTCATCGGACATGTGCAATTTCCCCCTGTGCATGCCGAAAAACATAGCACAAAAAGAAATGGGCGGACCCGTTGTCGGACCCGCCCATTTTCCAGTAGCAAGATGTCGCAGGATGCCTGCGCCCCGCAACTTACCGTTTGGAGAACTGGAAGCTCCGGCGGGCTTTGCGCTTGCCGTATTTCTTCCGCTCGACCCGGCGGTCGTCACGAGTCAGGTATCCGGCCCTCTTCAAGGTCTGATGCAGACCCGGTTCATACCGGACCAATGCCCAGCTCAAACCGTGACGGACGGCACCAGCTTGTCCCGACAGTCCGCCACCAGTGACGGTGGCGTAAATATCAAACTGGTCCAACCGCTCACACACTTCGAACGGTTGATTGATGATCATCCGAAGAACGGGGCGAGCGAAATACTGCGCCTGATCCTTGCCGTTCACGACGATCTTGCCGGTGCCCGGCTTGATCCAGACGCGCGCGATGGCATCCTTACGACGCCCCGTGGCATAGGACCGGCCCTGCGCATCGCGGATCTGAACCCGCTCCGGCTGCTCCGTGACGCCAGCGGCATCACCGAGAGACTGGAGATCGGCGAGAGTTGTTGCCTCGGCCATGGATTACCTCTTGTTCTTCGGGTTCATGGACGCGATGTCCAAAATCTCCGGCGTCTGCGCCTCGTGGGGATGCTCCGGTCCGGCATAAACCCGCAGTTTGCGCAGGACATCACGACCGAGCGGACCGCGCGGAATCATGCGTTCGACCGCCTTTTGAATCACCCGCTCCGGATGCCGGCCCGAAAGGATCTGACCCTTCGAACGCGACTTGATGCCACCCGGATAACCGGTATGCCAGTAGAACTTGTCGTCGTCCCACTTGTTGCCGGTGAGCTTCACCTTTTCGGCGTTCACCACAACAACATGATCGCCGCAGTCGACATGCGGCGTAAAGATCGGCTTGTGCTTGCCACGCAAGCGCGTCGCGATCACGCTTGCCAGACGACCGAGGATCACATCCTCAGCGTCAATGACCAGCCACTTCCGTTCGACTTCGGAAGCCTTGGCGGAAAAAGTCTTCATCGTTGCCCTCGATAATACGGCTCAAAGAACATCAGAGCCCTTTGTCGTGGCCGTGCCGACTAAACCGCCGACACGACTCAAAAAAACACCGGGCCACGTGCCCGGTCCATGGATGCGGCTTTTATCGACCCGGAATGCCCTTGTCAACCGAAAAAATCCACTGATCGCAGTGCCTTACCGATACGGTAACATGGTACCGCAGCAGTTTGATGCCGTCCGCGGTCCATGGACCGCATCAGTTGCCGGGGATTGCATAGGTCCCCGTTGCATGAGCGACCGGCTCGGCATCGCTACTGGATTCAAACGACGACAGAACCACCTCGCCATAGGCCAGCCGCCGGCCCAGCTTCAATAGGCGCCCGGTCGCCAGGACCGCTTCGGCTGGCGGGCGGTGCAGGAAATTGATCGTCATCGACGATGTCACCGCCATATCGGCGCGACCGATGCGAGTCATGACCGCGCCATATAAAGCGACATCGGCCAGCGCAAACAGGACGGGACCGGATATCGATCCTCCCGGGCGCAGAAATGCCTCGCCGAATGGCAGCTTCAGGGTCATCCAGCCCCGGCCCAGACTCTCGACCCGAATCCCGTAGGCGCCAATAAAAGGAACCTGCTCGCGGATCAGCGATTCAAACATCGGCCCATCGATTGCGGCAGCTTCATTGTCGCCTGAATCGGGACTGTCAGGGCCGTTCATCCCATTGTTTCCTCATTGCCAGGAACCGCAGCTGCTGCTGGCGGACACTACTGCGTGGCGGACACATCGGTCACATGTGATATGTCTTGCTCCGGACGGGCAAGCCTAGAATGATCGGCGCCGGTTCGATTTCGCACCGAAGACGGAACCGAGGGGAGGAGACGAAGGATGCAGCAGTTGTCAGACGAAGCGGCGCAGCCCGTATTGCGGGCCGACGCCGACGGCATCGCCACGCTTACTCTCAACCGGCCGGACGCACGCAATGCCTTGTCAGTCGGCATGATGACGGCATTGGCAGACTCGCTGGACGCCGCAGGACGGGATCCGGCGGTCAAGGTCGTGATCATCGCCGCCACCGGACCGGCGTTCTGCGCCGGCCATGATCTGAAAGAAGTCAGAGCGAATCCGGGCCGGGCTTTCTACGAAAGGTTGTTCCGGCAATGCTCCGATCTGATGATGGGCATCACGCGCCTGCCCAAACCCGTCATCGCCGCCGTTCACGCCATGGCCACGGCAGCCGGATGCCAGCTCGTCGCCAGTTGCGACCTCGCCCTCGCCGGACGGTCTGCCCGATTTGCAACGCCGGGCGTGAATATCGGGCTATTCTGCTCGACGCCGATGGTGGCCTTGAGCCGTGCGGTCGGGCGCAAAGCCGCGATGGAAATGCTGTTGACGGGCGAGGCGATCGACGCCGAAAAGGCCGTCGGGCTAGGCCTGATCAATCGCGTGGTCGACGACACCGACCTGATGACGGAAGCAGGCACGATGGCCGCGACGATCGCCAGCAAGTCCCCGCTGACCCTGAAGGTCGGCAAGGAGGCCTTTTACCGCCAGGCGGAAATGGACCTTGCCGACGCCTATGACTATACAAGCGGCGTCATGGTGCGGAACATGATGGCCGACGACGCCACCGAAGGCATCGACGCCTTCTTGAACAAGCGGCGCCCGAATTGGAGCGGAACATGAGCTCACCGGCATCAACCCCGGAACAAACCCCGGTTCCATCGTCAGTAAATCACGATTCCTACGATCCGAAATGGCTGGCCGAAACAATGGCGTCGGTCACCAGCGTCGCCATGGTGGGCGCGAGCACGAACACGACCCGACCAAGCTACTTCGTCATGAAATACCTTTTGGACAAAGGGTTCGATGTCGTTCCGATCAATCCGGGCGCCGCGGGCGGACTGATCCTTGGTCAGCCGGTCCTGGCCGCACTGGCCGACCTGCCGCATCCGGTCGATATGGTCGACATATTTCGCAGCTCGGACGCTGCGGGCGGCATCGTTGATGAGGCGCTCGCCCTGCCCGTGCTGCCGAAAGTGATCTGGATGCAATTCAACGTGCGAAACGATGCCGCCGCCGCCCGTGCCGAGGCGCGCGGCGTCCGCGTGGTCATGAACCGCTGCCCCAAGGTTGAATACGCCCGCGCCCATGGCGAACTCGGATGGCAAGGACTGAATTCAGGCCTGATATCTTCAAAGCGGAGGAAAATACAAAAATGACGGACCAAACGAAACCAGGCTTCTCCACCCTCGCCGTTCATGCCGGGACCGAGCCGGACAGCGCCACGGGTGCGCGGCAGACGCCGATCTATCAGACGACGTCGTATGTGTTCGACGATACCGATCACGCCGCCTCGCTGTTCAATCTGCAACGTCTCGGTTTCATCTATTCCCGCTTGACCAACCCGACGGTGTCCGCCCTGGAAGGACGGCTCGCTGCGCTGGAATCGGGCGTCGGCGCCGTAGCAACGGCCTCGGGACATGCCGCGCAACTTCTGGCGTTCTTCCCCTTCATGGAACCCGGAGCAGAGATCGTCGCGGCCAACAAGCTCTATGGCGGCACCGTCAACCAGCTCTCGAACAGCTTCCCGCGCGCCTTTGGCTGGAAGACCACCTTCGTCGACGCCGACGATCTGGACTCGGTCCGCCGGGCGATGACTGACAAAACCCGGTGCCTGTTCATTGAGAGTCTGGCAAATCCGGGCGGCGTGGTCATGGACATCGAAGCGTTGGCCGAAATCGCCCACACGGCCGGCGTGCCCCTGATCGTCGACAACACCATGGCGACACCGTTCCTGTGCCGCCCCCTGGAGCACGGCGCCGATCTCGTCGTTCATTCGACGACCAAATTCCTGTCGGGCAACGGCACCAGCGTCGGCGGTGCCGTCATCGATTCCGGTCGGTTCAACTGGTCGCAAAGCGACAAGTTCGAGGGGCTGACCGCCGAGGACCCCGGCTACCACGGTCTCAAATTCCACGAAACCTTCGGCGAAATGGCCTTTACGATGCACGGCCACGCCGTCGGTCTGCGCGACCTGGGCGTCAATCAACAGCCGATGAACGCTTTC
This region of Fodinicurvata sp. EGI_FJ10296 genomic DNA includes:
- a CDS encoding O-acetylhomoserine aminocarboxypropyltransferase; amino-acid sequence: MTDQTKPGFSTLAVHAGTEPDSATGARQTPIYQTTSYVFDDTDHAASLFNLQRLGFIYSRLTNPTVSALEGRLAALESGVGAVATASGHAAQLLAFFPFMEPGAEIVAANKLYGGTVNQLSNSFPRAFGWKTTFVDADDLDSVRRAMTDKTRCLFIESLANPGGVVMDIEALAEIAHTAGVPLIVDNTMATPFLCRPLEHGADLVVHSTTKFLSGNGTSVGGAVIDSGRFNWSQSDKFEGLTAEDPGYHGLKFHETFGEMAFTMHGHAVGLRDLGVNQQPMNAFLTLLGIETLPLRMERHVDNAMAVARHLASHPKVAWVNYAGLDDSPYRELARKYTPRGPGAVFTFGVHGGFEAGVKMVETVEMLSHVANIGDTRSLIIHPASTTHRQLSDEGREKAGAGPEVVRLSIGIENVEDIIADLDQALAQIG